The Fragaria vesca subsp. vesca linkage group LG2, FraVesHawaii_1.0, whole genome shotgun sequence genome includes a window with the following:
- the LOC101293053 gene encoding probable protein phosphatase 2C 63-like, with translation MMLRAISRPFERCCGLRIGSSGGDGLLWHTDLKPHASGDYSIAVVQANSSLEDQGQVFTSPSATYVGVYDGHGGPEASRFVNNNLFPFLHKFATEQGGLSVDVIKKAFSATEEEFLRLVKQSWPVKPSIASVGSCCLVGAITNDVLYVANLGDSRAVLGRKINGSRSKVVAERLSTDHNVGDEQVRREVEALHPDDSHVVVYTRGVWRIKGIIQVSRSIGDVYLKKPEFNRDPLYQQFVTPVPMKRPVVTAEPSILTRNIKPQDMFLIFASDGLWEQLSDETAVELVFKNPRAGIAKRLIRAALHEAAKKREMRYDDIKKIEKGIRRHFHDDITVIVVYLDQHKSSSKRKVGNNALSSITQAPVDIYSLSADEAEQDMHHIIK, from the exons ATGATGTTGAGGGCGATTTCGAGGCCGTTTGAGCGGTGTTGTGGGTTGAGGATTGGGAGTAGCGGCGGTGATGGGCTGCTTTGGCATACCGACTTGAAGCCTCACGCCTCCGGTGACTACTCGATCGCTGTGGTTCAGGCCAACTCGAGCCTTGAGGATCAGGGGCAGGTGTTTACTTCTCCCTCTGCCACGTACGTCGGCGTTTATGACGGTCACGGCGGCCCGGAAGCTTCTAGATTCGTCAACAACAATCTCTTCCCTTTCTTGCACA AGTTTGCGACGGAGCAAGGTGGGTTATCTGTGGATGTGATTAAGAAGGCGTTTAGTGCTACCGAGGAGGAGTTTCTGCGTTTGGTGAAGCAATCGTGGCCGGTGAAGCCGTCAATTGCTTCTGTGGGATCATGTTGTTTGGTCGGGGCTATAACGAATGATGTTTTGTATGTGGCGAATTTGGGGGACTCTAGAGCAGTGCTTGGCCGGAAAATTAACGGGAGTAGGAGCAAGGTGGTGGCGGAACGGTTGTCAACTGATCATAATGTGGGTGATGAGCAGGTCAGGAGAGAAGTTGAAGCACTTCATCCTGATGATTCGCATGTGGTGGTGTATACTCGCGGAGTTTGGAGAATAAAGGGCATAATTCAG GTGTCAAGATCTATTGGGGATGTTTATCTAAAGAAGCCTGAGTTTAACAGAGACCCATTGTACCAGCAGTTTGTGACCCCCGTTCCTATGAAGCGGCCAGTGGTGACAGCAGAGCCGTCCATCCTCACTAGAAACATCAAGCCACAGGATATGTTTTTGATATTCGCATCAGATGGCCTCTGGGAACAGTTGAGTGATGAGACAGCAGTAGAGCTTGTCTTCAAGAACCCCAGAGCT GGTATTGCCAAGAGATTGATAAGAGCTGCTCTCCATGAAGCTGCAAAGAAGAGAGAAATGAGATATGATGACATAAAGAAAATTGAAAAGGGAATTAGGCGGCATTTTCATGATGATATTACTGTCATCGTAGTCTATCTTGATCAGCACAAAAGCTCCTCAAAACGTAAAGTCGGGAACAATGCTCTAAGTTCCATCACCCAAGCACCTGTTGACATTTACTCGCTTAGTGCAGACGAAGCAGAACAGGATATGCATCATATCATTAAGTGA
- the LOC101293354 gene encoding zinc finger SWIM domain-containing protein 7-like — MSASGLVAEAVWKAIESAGSVTHEQLSMLHFLFGKNLERATRIMDQRGVKRIFGEPSGRSIFQVVGESRRKEEYFCFAEHYCACYSFFYDIVNRGEQLCCKHQLAARLSAALGTCTDEKVADDQLALLLSNL; from the exons ATGAGTGCAAGTGGTTTGGTTGCAGAGGCAGTCTGGAAGGCCATTGAATCGGCTGGCTCAG TGACCCATGAACAGCTCTCTAT GTTGCATTTCCTGTTTGGTAAGAACTTGGAGCGAGCAACTAGGATAATGGATCAAAGAGGTGTCAAGAGGATCTTTGGTGAGCCCAGTGGACGTTCTATATTTCAG GTTGTAGGAGAATCCCGGAGGAAGGAGGAATACTTCTGTTTTGCCGAACACTATTGTGCTTGTTATTCATTCTTCTATGACATTGTAAACAGAGGAGAGCAGCTTTGT TGCAAGCATCAGTTAGCGGCAAGACTTTCTGCAGCATTGGGAACATGCACTGATGAAAAGGTAGCTGATGACCAGCTAGCTCTATTGCTTTCCAATCTATGA